In Tindallia magadiensis, one DNA window encodes the following:
- a CDS encoding sigma-54-dependent transcriptional regulator, whose protein sequence is MKDRRREILIVDDSPDTLEMLERKLSKKGYCTYLASHAESALSIIEEQSIDLVITDLKMPRQSGLDLIKAIRDRDADIKIIMMTGYPTVESAVDAVKGGAEEYLSKPFTDQEFFECFNRVMERIQDIHWAETESHATENPYGIVAVSEPMKKVFRLIEKSAENPVTVLISGESGTGKELVARAIHYRSLRAKAPFVPVNCGAIPETLLESELFGYLKGSFTGATETRAGFFITADGGTLLLDEIGETSLNMQVKLLRVIENQQVLMIGSQQPREINVRIIAATNKDLRSLVEQKSFREDLYYRLNIINIELPPLRERGEDIVVLANFFLQKYSAKMNGKTSVFSEEALEVMKKYDWPGNVRELENLVQRFVIMVDHPVIRKSDLPSFMKAGISIERGFERTLQEVEKEYMQDVLNYVGGNKTKAAAILGIDRKTLRRKLEQKSTASKNDPQGSDG, encoded by the coding sequence ATGAAGGATAGAAGGAGAGAAATCCTAATCGTGGATGATTCGCCGGACACATTGGAAATGCTGGAACGAAAACTCAGTAAAAAAGGATATTGTACGTATCTTGCCAGCCATGCGGAAAGCGCCCTGTCCATTATTGAAGAGCAATCAATCGATCTGGTGATTACAGATTTGAAAATGCCTAGGCAGAGTGGTTTAGACCTGATTAAAGCGATTCGGGATCGGGATGCAGATATAAAAATAATAATGATGACTGGCTACCCTACGGTGGAGAGTGCCGTTGATGCGGTAAAAGGAGGAGCAGAAGAGTATCTTTCCAAACCCTTTACAGATCAGGAGTTTTTTGAATGTTTTAATAGGGTGATGGAAAGAATACAAGACATTCATTGGGCGGAAACAGAAAGTCATGCGACGGAAAATCCTTACGGAATAGTAGCCGTATCGGAGCCTATGAAAAAGGTGTTTCGACTAATTGAGAAATCGGCTGAAAACCCGGTAACGGTGTTGATTAGCGGGGAAAGTGGCACGGGAAAAGAATTGGTGGCTCGTGCCATTCATTACAGAAGCCTTCGGGCAAAAGCACCTTTTGTGCCAGTTAACTGTGGAGCAATTCCGGAAACTTTGTTAGAAAGTGAACTATTTGGATACTTAAAAGGATCTTTTACAGGTGCTACTGAAACGAGAGCCGGATTTTTTATTACCGCTGATGGAGGAACTTTGCTGTTGGATGAAATAGGAGAAACGTCTTTGAATATGCAGGTAAAACTTCTGCGAGTTATTGAAAATCAGCAAGTACTAATGATTGGATCCCAGCAACCAAGAGAAATAAATGTGAGAATTATTGCAGCTACCAATAAAGACCTTAGAAGTCTGGTAGAGCAAAAGTCTTTCCGGGAAGATTTGTATTATCGGCTTAATATCATTAATATCGAACTGCCTCCGCTTAGGGAGAGGGGAGAAGATATTGTAGTGCTAGCTAATTTTTTTCTCCAGAAATATTCAGCAAAAATGAACGGAAAAACCTCTGTTTTTTCTGAGGAAGCTTTAGAAGTAATGAAAAAATACGATTGGCCAGGAAATGTTCGGGAATTAGAAAACCTTGTGCAACGATTTGTAATAATGGTAGATCACCCTGTCATCAGAAAATCAGATTTACCATCCTTTATGAAAGCTGGAATTTCCATAGAAAGAGGCTTCGAAAGAACGTTGCAGGAAGTTGAGAAAGAGTATATGCAAGATGTACTGAACTATGTAGGTGGCAATAAAACAAAAGCGGCTGCAATTCTGGGGATTGATAGAAAAACACTGCGGAGAAAACTGGAGCAAAAAAGTACGGCGAGTAAAAATGACCCACAAGGATCAGACGGATAG
- a CDS encoding Hsp20/alpha crystallin family protein has product MMNHLVPFRNQRRGRDLDTLFERFFNDPIFGDHRMAPAIQSGIKVDIQEEDDKYLMEAEIPGFTKEQINIHYDNDHLIISAEKEDEVNEEKDNYICRERKMGRVSRSFHVKDIDPGKIEAKYENGILKVTIPKDPQKETRKQIEIK; this is encoded by the coding sequence ATGATGAACCATTTGGTACCATTCAGAAATCAAAGAAGAGGTCGCGATTTGGATACTTTGTTTGAACGGTTTTTCAATGACCCTATATTTGGAGATCATCGAATGGCACCGGCGATTCAGTCTGGCATTAAGGTAGACATTCAGGAAGAAGACGATAAATACTTGATGGAAGCGGAAATTCCAGGATTTACTAAAGAACAGATTAATATTCATTACGACAATGATCATCTCATTATATCGGCTGAAAAAGAAGATGAAGTGAACGAAGAAAAAGACAACTATATTTGCCGGGAACGGAAAATGGGAAGAGTTAGCCGAAGTTTTCATGTCAAAGATATTGATCCGGGAAAAATTGAAGCAAAGTATGAAAATGGTATCCTGAAAGTGACGATTCCTAAAGATCCGCAAAAAGAAACGAGAAAACAAATTGAAATCAAATAG